GAACTTCCTCGCTCACTTGGACCACTTGTTCAAGATCTCCCTTACTCATCACCACCGCTTTCTTGAGCTCCAAAATGTTCAAGTTGTCCGGCTCCAGCTCCAAGGCTCGGTCGAAGGACCTCAGCGCCTCATCCAGCCTATTCATCTTCTGCTCAGATATGCCTCGATCCACCCAAGCTTTGGCATTCCTTGGGTCTAGCTTTACTATACGCTCCGCCACCTTGATTATGTCCTCATATCTGCCCAGCTGCTTGAGGCCATCCTTCTTGGCCTCCAGCACCCCTACATCCTTAGGGCTGAGCTTGAGAGCTTCGTCAAAGGCGTTCACCGCCTCCTCGAATCTACCCAGCTTGGCGAGAGTATGGCCCTTTCTAACCAAAAGGAAATGATTGTCCTGGTCCATCTTCAACACCTGCTCGTAGCAGCTCAGCGCCTCTTCATAGCGCTCGAGGCTTTCCAGCGCCACTCCTTTCGAGATCAGAAGGTTCTTATCCGCAGGATCCAGCTGAAGCGCTTGCTCGTAGCAGCTCAGCGCCTCCTCGAACCTATGCACTCCCTCCAAGGCCAGGCCCTTGGAGTAAAGTAGATGCTTGTCTTGAGGGGATAGCTCGCAGGCCTTGGAGAAAGCCTCCACGGCCTCTTCCGCACGAGACAAGGAGAACAGGCTATCCCCCATCACGCGCCAGAATATCACATTCTGGGGGAACTTTTGCACGCCCTCCTTTGAACGCTCCAATGCTAGTTCGAACTTCTCTGTCGTATAATAAGCGATGCTCAAATCTGCCAATATCTCCTCGTCGTCCGGCCATCTCTGCAGCAGAGAATTGTAGGCCTCGATGGCCTCCTCCTTGCGCCCCAATCTATCCAAGGCTATGGCCTTGTCCTCCCAGGCCTCTTTATTGTTAGGATTCAACGCCAGGATCCGCTCGCAGCTTCGTAATACCTCCTTATCTTCTCCCAGATGTTTATACGCTTCTTTCACCGCGATTGCCGCGCTCTCCCTCTCTGGCTGCATCTTGAGGGATTTCTCCAGCGGTTTGATGGCCTTTTCATACTCGCCTTTTAAGAAATGCGCCATGCCTAAATCATAAAGGATGCTGGCATCCTCTGCATGGTGGGTAGCGGTATGGCTCGCTACGGCGATGACATCATCATGCCTGCCCAGCTCTTTAAGCACTGTTCTCTTCCTTTCCAGAAGATCTCGATCGTTGGGATGTTTGGCCAAGGACTCATCTATGGCTGCGAGTGCATCCTCATACCTCTCTAGTTTCATCAGGGCCCCTATCATGATGCTCTCGATGAGAATGTCCTCCTTCTTAATCGAAAGGATGCGCGCGGCGGTGGATACGACCTCATGGTGACGCCCCAAAGCGCGTAGCACACTGCACTTCCCTTCCAGCCCTTCAAGGTAATCAGGGTCGAGCTCGAGCGAGCGATCGTAGGCCTTAAGGGCTTCCTCCAGACGGTTCAAGTATTCGAGAAGAGAGGCTACCTCCATCCAAGTATGCTTGTCGGCGGGATTGGAGCGGAGTGCTTCCTTATAATGCTGTATCGAACCTTGGAAATCCTTCTTCTCCCGCATTATCCTGGCCCGGTTAAGGTTGGCTAGGAAATTACGGGGGTCTATCTGAAGGACTTGACCGAATGTGTTAGATGCTTCGTCATAACGCTTCGCCAGCATCAATGCCCTTCCTTTTCCCAGCAGGCTTTGAACGTTGGCCGGTTCGGCGGATAGCGATTCATCGAAGGCGCGCAGGGCTTCCTCGTATCTCTCTTTGGCCAGGAGTTCCTCTCCTTTTCTTCTCATCCAAGCCGCTCTCTGGCCCGTTTTGATGGCCAAGACCTCGTAGATGCTGGCATCCAATGGATCCAGTTCCTGCACCTTCTTAAAACACTCCAAAGCTTCAGGTCCTCTGCCTGCACGGTCAAGAATCCAGGCCTTTTCCAACCAGAGGGACTTATTGTTGGGGTTATGCGCTATCGACCATTCTAAGGCGATGATCGCATCCTCAATCTGTCCAGCCGCGGCATTCGCTCTGGACTTGGCAATTACGGCGTTGACATTCTCCGGCATGAACATGATCGCCCTATCTGCTGCTCTTCCCGCTTCTTCCATTCTTCCCATCCGTGCATATAGCTCAGACAGTTTTGCATATGAGTCGGAGAATTCCTGGCGATGGATGACGTTAGGATTTACGCTGGCTTCTGCCAATGCCTCTTCGGCTCGTGCCAACGAGTCGTAATTGAGAACTGCCTCAGGCCCTTCCATGAGCTTTTGGGCTTTTTTAATCGCTTTTATTTCTTTATCAGTAAGTGAATCCAAGATGCCCACTAGAGCACACCCCACTATTCAGGCATCAATGCCATCTTCTACTAAAATATCTTTCTGCCTGAAATATAAATTAAGAAATTAGTACCCTCATATTCCATCGTTTTTCTTAAAAAAATTAGAGAGAGTGGACACTTTTTAATATGATTCTTTCACACGAGTCTATGATCTTGAGGGGCAAAGGATGGGAAAGTTTGACTTTTAAAATGAGAAGAGAAGGAAGAAAACTATTTATAATGTATGACATAATATGATTTTTTGTCTGACGTTAGTCGGACATTCGACAAAACTCATTAGGGATGGGATGCTTCAAACCTATTAGCAAATCTCTTAGGGATGGGATGCACACATGAGGACCAGACCAGAGGACGTTTACCTAGAGGGCATGGAATTCGAACCAGACGTCGTGGAGTGGATGAAGCAGCACAAGGTTCGGGAGATCAAAGCTCTAGCCAAAGAAGTGGAGGAGCACGGCGAGGACGCCAGCGAGCTGAAGGAATTCTATAAAGAGCTTAAGAAAATAGAGAAGGAGTGGCATCAGATAGTATCATCTAAGGAAGGAGAGACAAAAAGAATGCCTCCTGCGGTCTGAGAATTATCAGCAAGGAAGAGTCTCATACCTCCGCTCTCCCTCGGTCTTTTATTTCATTTTTACGATTTTCGTAAGGTATTCTTAAAGTAATCAATATTTCGTCATTTGACGTGAGTAGTATCCGTAACGATTATATGAAACTCGGCTTTACCCTTTACGACCCTCGCGGGCGCTACAGAACTCTTCATCAAATCCTATGTAGAAGCGTTTCCGTAAGGTCCAGTCAGAGGTTATTGCATGAGTGAGAAGACGATCGAATCGGTGATGGCAGAGGAGAGGAGGTTCGAGCCAAGTCCTGAGTTTCGGGCCAAGGCCAGGGTTAAGAGCATGGAAGAGTACGAACGCATGTACCGCGAATCCATATCCGACCCTGCGGGCTTCTGGGCGAAGATGGCTAAGCAGGAGATAGAGTGGTTCTCACCTTGGACCAACACATTCTCATGGGATGAGGAGAACGTCATCATCAAATGGTTCGAGGGGGGCAAGCTCAATGCCTCTTATAATTGTCTGGACCGGCATGTCAAGAGCGAGCGCAAGAATAAGGCCGCCATCATTTGGCAGGGAGAGCCAGAAGAAGACGTTAGGACCCTGACTTACCAGCAGCTGCATCGAGAGGTATGCCGATGCGCCAACCTGCTGAAGGAGTTGGGCGTCTCCAAGGGAGACAGGGTTTCAATCTATCTTCCCATGATACCCGAGCTGGCAATCTCCATGCTGGCCTGCGCCAGAATCGGTGCTATCCATAGCGTTGTGTTCGGCGGCTTCAGCTCCGAGTCTCTGCGCGACCGCATAAACGATTCGAATTGCAAGGTTCTCATTACGGCGGATGGGGCCTATCGATCCGGCAAGCATGTGCAGTTGAAACAGAATGCGGATGTGGCCATGGAGAAGGGGACCAGCATCGAAAAGGTTGTAGTAGTTAAACGAGCTGGCTTCAATATCGAGATGAAAGAAGGCAGGGACATTTGGTACCATGAGGCCATCGCCAGGCAATCTGACAAGTGTGAACCCGAATGGATGGACGCTGAGGACCCGCTTTTCATCCTCTACACCTCAGGCTCCACGGGAAAGCCCAAAGGGGTCCTGCACACCACCGGCGGCTACATGGTTTACGCCACAACTACTTTCAAGTACATCTTTGATTACCGCGATGAGGACACATACTGGTGCACGGCGGATATAGGGTGGATCACAGGACATTCTTACATATTATATGGTCCTCTTAGCGCTGGGGCCACCAGCCTCATGTTCGAAGGCGTTCCCACCTATCCACAGGTGGATCGCTTCTGGCATATAGTGGAGAAGTTCAAGGTCAACATATTCTATACCGCGCCCACCGCGATCAGGTCATTGATGCGCGAGGGAGAGAAATGGCCTGCAGCGCATGACCTGAGTTCCTTGCGCTTGTTAGGTACCGTGGGCGAACCCATCAATCCTGAAGCCTGGATCTGGTACCATACTCATATCGGCAGGGAAAGATGTCCTATCGTGGACACGTGGTGGCAGACGGAGACTGGAGGCATATTGATCACCCCCCTTCCCGGTGCTACCACCACCAAACCGGGTTCTGCCACGAAACCATTCTTTGGCGTGGAACCTGCGATTTACAAGGATGACGGTAGTGAGGCGGCAGTAAATGAAGGTGGATACCTGGTGATAAAGAGGCCATGGCCAGGCATCATGAGGACGGTGTTCGGTCAGCACGAGCGATTCAAGGAGATCTATTGGTCGCGCTGGCCTGGAGTATACTTCACTGGAGATGGGGCACGTAAGGATGAGGATGGATATTTCTGGATCATGGGCCGAGTGGATGATGTAATCAAAGTCTCGGGCCATCGTATCGGTGCCGCGGAAGTGGAATCTGCCCTGGTTTCCCACCCCAAAGTGGCAGAAGCAGCAGTAGTTCCTATACCACATGACATAAAGGGAGAGGCCATCTATGCTTATGTAACCTTAAAGGCAGGGGTGCACGGAACTGAGGATTTAAAGAAAGAACTAGTTCAGCATGTACGCAAGATGGTAGGGCCGATTGCAACGCCAGAGGTCATACAATTCGCCGACGGCATGCCCAAGACGAGAAGCGGGAAGATCATGCGACGGATCTTGAGAAAGGTGGCCACAGGGGAAACGGAGAGCATAGGCGACACCAGCACCTTAGCTGATCCCTCTGTGGTGGACCGTCTCATCGAAGGGAGGATCGAGCTGAGAAAAGGCTGAGCTGATTTGCTTAGCCTTAGAACTCCGCCCGCACCATGATGAGGTCGTCCACCATCCTAGTCTCAATCTTCAGCCCGGAGCGGTGGAAGATGTTCAGCATGCGTATGTTGGTGGCCAAGATCTCCGCCGTGAAACCCTTTATCTTCACTTCCTTTGCATAATCTAAAAGCGACTTGAACAGCTCGGTGCCAAGGCCAACATTCTGCCAATCGTCGCGCACGGCCAGTGCTACTTCCGCATAGCCTGTCTTAGGATCCGTATGATAGGTTCCTATCCCTATGATCATCGGACCCTCCTCTCGTCGGATCAAGGCTACTACGGCCATACGCGCATCATAGTCTACATTCATGATGACTTCACGGATTTCCTTAGGCATCATCTTCTCATAGGACATGAACCTCTCATACACACTCTTCTGCGAGAGAGAATAGAAGAAATCCTTCACCATCTCTTGATCAGTAGGCTTTAAAGCTCTTATGCGCACGGGTTGGCCACGAAGCCATATAGTCCGTTGTAGGTGCTCTGGATAAGGACGTCCTAGGAAGGGTGCAGGAGATACCTCTGACCTCACATACCCTCGTCGCTTCGCCTGCGCCAGCAGGGCAGCGCGGAACTTGGGGTGGGCGACCTCGATTAGCTCGAGAGCACGCTGCTCTATGCTTTTACCTCTCAACTCCGCTATTCCATATTCCGTGACGACATAGTGCACATCGCAACGGTTCACCGTTACGGCACTGCCCTCAGGCAAGGTCGGAACGATGCGTGATATGGAGCCATTCTGAGCCGTCGATGGCAGAGCTATAATCCCTTTACCGCCTTTGGACATGGAGGCACCGCGCATGAAATCCGCAAGACCTCCTATCCCCGAATAGAACTCATACTCCAACTGATCGGCGCAAACCTGTCCGGTCAAATCCACAGAGAGGGCAGAATTTATCGCTACCATTCTTTTATTGGCTCTTATAGTGCATGGATTGTTGATATAGGAAGAGGGATAGAACTCGAATAATTCGTTCCCGTTCACATATTCATACAATCTGCTGCTTCCCATGGCGAAAGAGGCGAGAACCTTTCCGGGATGGATCGATTTCTTGGCGCATGTCACCACCCCTTTTTCAACCAGTTCTATCAGCCCGTCAGAGAACATTTCCGTGTGGACGCCCAGGTCCTTCTTATCTCTCAGATAGGCCAGAACCGCGTCGGGTATGGAACCGTATCCGATTTGGATGGTATCCCCATTCTCTACCAACGCAGCCACATGCCTGCCTATTTCGTTTATGCGCTCCAACTCCTCCGGGATGCGCTTCCACTCCAGAAGAGGTTCTTCATGCCAAACGAGGGCGTCAATTTCTGATATATGGAGGTACGAATCCCCAAAGGTGCGCGGCATCCTAGGATTCACTTGAGCGATGACGTGTTCTGCGGCCTTAGTGGCGCTCTTGGTGATGTCCACGCTTACTCCTAAAGAACATCTTCCCTCAGAGTCTGGAGGGGCCACTTGGATGAGAGCATAATCAATGTGAATTAAGCCTTCCTCAAAAAGGCTGCCCATCTCGGAGAGATGGGTAGGGGTGTATTCTCCCCGACCCTCCCTGACAGCCAGCCTCACCTCCGGACCTACGAATAGGGCGTTGAATCGGAAGTTATGTTTCATCATCTCTCCGCGCTGCGGAGATAGGAATAACGAAAGAGCTTGGATTATCTCGTTGTCCCCCATCTCACTAGCCGACTTAACTAGTTCTTTGACCAGCGCTTGCGGCTCTCCTGCTGCGGTACCGATGAAAACAGTCCTGCCAGGAGCTATCATTCGTACCGCTTCCTCAGCGGTTTTGACTTTGCTCTTATAAGGCCCCAAGAGCTCTGGTCCCATCCCTGACATCCACATTATATATGCGACTCTGTCAAATAATCATTATCCCTTTTTAGCCTCGATGCGGCGGTAGCGGGCGGCAGGCACGGTTATAATGAATCGAACCCCCTTGCCCGGAACTCCGTTCTCTTTAATAGCGATATCAGTTATGCTCAAAATCTCTCTGCTAAGGAAGAGGCCAAATCCCAAATTTTGTCCCACTCCTCTTTGGAAGATGCGTTCCTTATCACTCTCAGGAATCCCCAGGCCATCATCCTCATAAATCAACCTCAGCTCTTCATTCTCTATTACGCAATAAAAAACGGCCTTACTAGCTCTTACCCCATGGCGCAGTGTATTATCAATCAAATTATAGATTACCTTAACTAACATAGTGTCAGCGCAAACCTCGTAACCGCTAACTTCGTTCAATACTCGTATCTTAGCATTCTCCACCAATTCGCTCGTAGCCTTTTCTATAATTTCTCTCAGATTCAGCCAAACAGGCTCTTGTGAATATAGTTCCTGATACATATTGGCAAAATCGAAGACCTTCTGGAGGTTTACAGCCTGACGATCTATAGAACGGAAAAGTTCCATAGTGCTCTTTTCCGAAGATCGCATCTTGCCCAATTCCGCCTGTCCCCTTATGACGGTGAGGATGTTATAGCTATCATGGCGTGTTATGCTGCCTAAAAGATTCAATTTCTTGTTCGCCAAGGCCAATTTGTTTAATGCTTCTCTTTCCTCTGTGATATCCTGAATGAATCCCTCCAGGGCCACCACTTCGCCATTCTCCGACAATATTCCCCTGCCCTGCTCCCGGACCCAACGAATCTTTCCATCCGCTCTTCTTATACGGTAAAGAATAAAGAACGGAACATTTTGCTGGATGGCTTCCTGAACTTTTGTCCACACCATATCGAGGTCCTCGGGAAGGATAAGATCGGCATAAGCAACCTTGTTGTTGTGGATGAGATCCGAGGATGTGTAGCCAGTCAATGGCAGACAGCCCTCGCTTACGAACTCCATAGTCCAATAGGGATCGTTACGGCACCGATAGGCCATTCCAGGAAGATTGCTCATGAGAGTCTGCAATCTGCGATTGCTTTCCCTTAGCTCTCTTTCCACTCTTATCCTATCACTGATATCTCTTGATACGCCTATGACCCTGCATGGCTTACCATTCTGGTCCAAGACGATGGATGCCGTAACTTCAACGTCAATCAGGTTTCCGTCCTTTCTTTTTTGCTTTACGACGGTCCTATAAGGCTGCATCAGTTCAGGGTGCTCATGGAAGTTTTGCAGCCTCCGCCTCATTTCTGCCATGAGGCGCTCGGATGATTCCTGATCTATGGCATCAACAGCGCTCTCCTGCATAGCTTCCTCAGGAGTCATTCCTCTTAAGTTCATGATGCTAGGAGAAATGTACGTGAAACGCAGAGTGTCTATATCCAGCTCAAAAATAACATCTTTAACGTTTTCCGCTAAAAGACGATATTTTCTTTCGCTGTCCCGCAAAGCTTTTTGTGCGCAGCTCCTCTCTGCAGCCTTCTTAATCATGTTCCCTAATTCGATGAATTGGACTCGTGGCTCTGCTCCCTTCTGCAGGTAGAAATCCGCGCCCTCGTTTAAGGCTTGTATCGCCACCTCCTCCCTGCCTTTTCCGGTGAATAGTATGAAAGGCACCTCAAGACCTGATTGCCTAAGCCATTTGAGCAGGGAGATGCCGTCCTCAACTGGCATCTGGTAGTCACAGACTACAGCATCGAATTGCTGGCTGAGCAGGAGAGCTTTTGCCATATTCGCAGACGAGCACACCGAAACCTCATATTTGAAAAGGTCTTCAAGGAATACCTTCGCTACTTCGCATAATGATGGCTCATCGTCCACCAACAGCACTTTGAGGCTCGAAGCGTCTGACATATATTACAACGGCCACGGTCAAGATTCCCATGGTGTTATATTATCTTGATGCGCTTAATATCAATTGTAGGTCGATTAGAACGTTATTCTCTCTATCTTTTCGATATACTACTCAATTACAAAAAGGAACAATTTTTATAGGCCACGTGGATTACGTGGCCCGCCTGCAGGTGTAATCTAGCGGTCAGGATTTTAGCCTTCCAAGCTAAATACCCGGGTTCGAATCCCGGCACCTGCACTTATCAACAAACATCCTAGTTGTTGGCGTCCTAAAGGTTTATGGAGCAAATCTCATAATTATTACCGTCCGACGATATCATTATGCAACCTTCCTCGTCAGTAATGAGTACACTGTTGCAATTCCGCTGCAAACGGTCCAATATAATTGGATTTGGTAGGCCATAATCGTTCGGCCCCACGCATATCACCGCCACATCAGGCGTAGTTGCCTCTAACCACTCATAAGAAGAGGCGCTGATACTGCCATGATGAGATACCTTGAGCACCTCTATGTCCAACTCGTTCCCATAATGGTGAATCATATAACTCTCTTTTTTCCAAGAAGCATCGCCCTCAAGAATCATATCGAAATTGCCATAACTGACCTTCAAAACTATGCTGGCATCATTCGAATCTTGGGCCAAGGGATCGACAGAGAGAACTTTGAACCTCACTTTTGAGCTAATAGGCAATATTTCTCCAGGACCGAAATCATCACGGTCATATACAGCGCAGCCTTCCTTTTGCAGAGAATCTATGAAATCATAGTATGTCTGAGTCGTTTTCACGAATCCGGAGTGGTAGACGACGAGCACATTGAACTCGGCAAAGAGTTCAGGAACGGCGCCGATATGATCGGGGTCAGGATGCGTCGCTATGAATGTATGTATTTCCCTCACTCCTAGTGATTTCAAAAAGTAGATGAGATCTTCCGCATAATCAAAGTGCCCACAGTCTACCAAGATGTCTTTGTGGTCAGGTGTGCGTATCAGAATCGCATCTCCTTGGTCTACATCAAAGAAGTAGACTTTTAGTCCTGGTTCGAGTAGTTTTCCGATATATGAATAAGCTAAAAATGCTAAAAGAACGGAGCTAAAAATCATTATTGCGATAGTCAAAAATACGAAAAGGGTGCGCGAACGCATCAAAATAATAAGTTGATAATATTATATAAAAAAGTAATCCAAATTTTTATGTATTCGAAGTAATGAAAATTAAAACCAAAGAATGGGCATCAAAACCATGCACTAGAATAGATATTGGTGAGGGGAGCGGGGCAGCTCCCATTCTCACCTAGGGATGGCTGTGCATCGTCAATGATGTCCTTGCAAACACCATACAATCGGTAGATATCCTCCCAACCATAATCGGCCGCTTCAGACCCCATGACGTTCACCACATGCGAAAATGTAATCCGATTTAAAATCGAATCGTTAAGAGGTCAGTGAAAGTGCCAAGCCTAATTAAAATCTGGCTAGGGGCGATTGTAATAAAAGTGCCTTAAATCGAATATTGTCAACGGAACGTTTCATTAGAACCTTATTGTTCCAAAATTTCTTTTGTTAAATTTAAGTTTGGCTAATCCTTCGTTCTTCTCTTGTGCCTAATACGTACCGCCTCTCCTTTTTTCATTTGCACCATTTCGATACCGCTCATTACAGCTACGCCCACGCCTTCCAATCTTCCATTCCTAAACACTATGGCCTCATCCCCAATGCGTAGCCCTTCATGTGCACTCTTGATGCCCACAGCGAAAAGATTTCCCTTCAGATCAAAATCCTCCATCTCCACCCAGTTCACACCTAGGTCAGAGAGCCTCTCTGCACCTTCTAATGTTAGGGATATCATCCCGCGCTCGGGCGTCAAGATACCCATTTGCGTCCCACCATGCATTATTTTGGAATAAGGATAGTTGCCAGTTATCAAGCAACCGGCTGTGAGACGTTCTCCCCCTTCTCCGAATTGGAATAGGGCAGCGGAGGTGAGGGCAGAGACTCTATCCTCACCTTTCGCAGGTTTAACATAATGAGGACAAATGCTTGAGAGCTCATTCACCAATTTTTCAAGGGATGCGCGAGAAGTTGGGTTACCTTGGCATGTTTCAATCGTGTCCAATTTTTTCCTAAGAAAATCGTATCCATGGCCCAGATGACAAACGACTTTT
This sequence is a window from Methanomassiliicoccales archaeon. Protein-coding genes within it:
- a CDS encoding GNAT family N-acetyltransferase — translated: MSGMGPELLGPYKSKVKTAEEAVRMIAPGRTVFIGTAAGEPQALVKELVKSASEMGDNEIIQALSLFLSPQRGEMMKHNFRFNALFVGPEVRLAVREGRGEYTPTHLSEMGSLFEEGLIHIDYALIQVAPPDSEGRCSLGVSVDITKSATKAAEHVIAQVNPRMPRTFGDSYLHISEIDALVWHEEPLLEWKRIPEELERINEIGRHVAALVENGDTIQIGYGSIPDAVLAYLRDKKDLGVHTEMFSDGLIELVEKGVVTCAKKSIHPGKVLASFAMGSSRLYEYVNGNELFEFYPSSYINNPCTIRANKRMVAINSALSVDLTGQVCADQLEYEFYSGIGGLADFMRGASMSKGGKGIIALPSTAQNGSISRIVPTLPEGSAVTVNRCDVHYVVTEYGIAELRGKSIEQRALELIEVAHPKFRAALLAQAKRRGYVRSEVSPAPFLGRPYPEHLQRTIWLRGQPVRIRALKPTDQEMVKDFFYSLSQKSVYERFMSYEKMMPKEIREVIMNVDYDARMAVVALIRREEGPMIIGIGTYHTDPKTGYAEVALAVRDDWQNVGLGTELFKSLLDYAKEVKIKGFTAEILATNIRMLNIFHRSGLKIETRMVDDLIMVRAEF
- a CDS encoding MBL fold metallo-hydrolase, yielding MRSRTLFVFLTIAIMIFSSVLLAFLAYSYIGKLLEPGLKVYFFDVDQGDAILIRTPDHKDILVDCGHFDYAEDLIYFLKSLGVREIHTFIATHPDPDHIGAVPELFAEFNVLVVYHSGFVKTTQTYYDFIDSLQKEGCAVYDRDDFGPGEILPISSKVRFKVLSVDPLAQDSNDASIVLKVSYGNFDMILEGDASWKKESYMIHHYGNELDIEVLKVSHHGSISASSYEWLEATTPDVAVICVGPNDYGLPNPIILDRLQRNCNSVLITDEEGCIMISSDGNNYEICSINL
- a CDS encoding PAS domain S-box protein encodes the protein MSDASSLKVLLVDDEPSLCEVAKVFLEDLFKYEVSVCSSANMAKALLLSQQFDAVVCDYQMPVEDGISLLKWLRQSGLEVPFILFTGKGREEVAIQALNEGADFYLQKGAEPRVQFIELGNMIKKAAERSCAQKALRDSERKYRLLAENVKDVIFELDIDTLRFTYISPSIMNLRGMTPEEAMQESAVDAIDQESSERLMAEMRRRLQNFHEHPELMQPYRTVVKQKRKDGNLIDVEVTASIVLDQNGKPCRVIGVSRDISDRIRVERELRESNRRLQTLMSNLPGMAYRCRNDPYWTMEFVSEGCLPLTGYTSSDLIHNNKVAYADLILPEDLDMVWTKVQEAIQQNVPFFILYRIRRADGKIRWVREQGRGILSENGEVVALEGFIQDITEEREALNKLALANKKLNLLGSITRHDSYNILTVIRGQAELGKMRSSEKSTMELFRSIDRQAVNLQKVFDFANMYQELYSQEPVWLNLREIIEKATSELVENAKIRVLNEVSGYEVCADTMLVKVIYNLIDNTLRHGVRASKAVFYCVIENEELRLIYEDDGLGIPESDKERIFQRGVGQNLGFGLFLSREILSITDIAIKENGVPGKGVRFIITVPAARYRRIEAKKG
- a CDS encoding tetratricopeptide repeat protein, with protein sequence MEGPEAVLNYDSLARAEEALAEASVNPNVIHRQEFSDSYAKLSELYARMGRMEEAGRAADRAIMFMPENVNAVIAKSRANAAAGQIEDAIIALEWSIAHNPNNKSLWLEKAWILDRAGRGPEALECFKKVQELDPLDASIYEVLAIKTGQRAAWMRRKGEELLAKERYEEALRAFDESLSAEPANVQSLLGKGRALMLAKRYDEASNTFGQVLQIDPRNFLANLNRARIMREKKDFQGSIQHYKEALRSNPADKHTWMEVASLLEYLNRLEEALKAYDRSLELDPDYLEGLEGKCSVLRALGRHHEVVSTAARILSIKKEDILIESIMIGALMKLERYEDALAAIDESLAKHPNDRDLLERKRTVLKELGRHDDVIAVASHTATHHAEDASILYDLGMAHFLKGEYEKAIKPLEKSLKMQPERESAAIAVKEAYKHLGEDKEVLRSCERILALNPNNKEAWEDKAIALDRLGRKEEAIEAYNSLLQRWPDDEEILADLSIAYYTTEKFELALERSKEGVQKFPQNVIFWRVMGDSLFSLSRAEEAVEAFSKACELSPQDKHLLYSKGLALEGVHRFEEALSCYEQALQLDPADKNLLISKGVALESLERYEEALSCYEQVLKMDQDNHFLLVRKGHTLAKLGRFEEAVNAFDEALKLSPKDVGVLEAKKDGLKQLGRYEDIIKVAERIVKLDPRNAKAWVDRGISEQKMNRLDEALRSFDRALELEPDNLNILELKKAVVMSKGDLEQVVQVSEEVLRLDPKNIAALVDKALALDKLGRSEEAVRAYEAALALDETNKLLWNKKGVALVSLGRYPEAVQAFETAFNMDPSDARTLDNMGRAQLLQHDYAAALQTFERCTSMSPETAQYHSDRGRALASLERYDEAVSAFDKALSLDSKDGQIWKYKGLALLKLGQYAQSVQCFDRAIGVGVEDAAVYGSKGRALEEMNRPQDAVESYEKAVALEPKDAGLWARLCGVQVKLGDFEKASHSVEQSLKLDPNNQRAWIAKANIMEKLGREDEAIKAYDSAIGLDGTDALAWNGKGMVLLRLGSHEQARRCFQKALELDPSLELAREGLRIVEEQSRKETITKYAEKVLEVEFHKGMEIDKEEAFRECGIPYADLDDVFAFLEQRDTVDIGSLSKEEMAEFEEASRTVLLEAYSNPFVSQHGLNLADVKAYLPGVDVIGAKKVLAYIEAVNSMEFTAEKPDAETERLLRQVMSLPEDQRSVIGIMHNMRVGIYTARHLMAYSDTFRGRRGYRAPKVKLREMHQASTEEVEVPAQDLVERATQQAEQEMAQETRTRRKSPYEEPDIYSRAYKEEKRAAERKAQQPELKGRRCLFHGGIAVMKCPSCSSVLCKDCTISGACPRCKADLGTAPAKKQKEQRTPMLEREAGEEGVEVENSKEEQEEQAPEPEPQPRDWSRL
- the acs gene encoding acetate--CoA ligase; this encodes MSEKTIESVMAEERRFEPSPEFRAKARVKSMEEYERMYRESISDPAGFWAKMAKQEIEWFSPWTNTFSWDEENVIIKWFEGGKLNASYNCLDRHVKSERKNKAAIIWQGEPEEDVRTLTYQQLHREVCRCANLLKELGVSKGDRVSIYLPMIPELAISMLACARIGAIHSVVFGGFSSESLRDRINDSNCKVLITADGAYRSGKHVQLKQNADVAMEKGTSIEKVVVVKRAGFNIEMKEGRDIWYHEAIARQSDKCEPEWMDAEDPLFILYTSGSTGKPKGVLHTTGGYMVYATTTFKYIFDYRDEDTYWCTADIGWITGHSYILYGPLSAGATSLMFEGVPTYPQVDRFWHIVEKFKVNIFYTAPTAIRSLMREGEKWPAAHDLSSLRLLGTVGEPINPEAWIWYHTHIGRERCPIVDTWWQTETGGILITPLPGATTTKPGSATKPFFGVEPAIYKDDGSEAAVNEGGYLVIKRPWPGIMRTVFGQHERFKEIYWSRWPGVYFTGDGARKDEDGYFWIMGRVDDVIKVSGHRIGAAEVESALVSHPKVAEAAVVPIPHDIKGEAIYAYVTLKAGVHGTEDLKKELVQHVRKMVGPIATPEVIQFADGMPKTRSGKIMRRILRKVATGETESIGDTSTLADPSVVDRLIEGRIELRKG